From Chroicocephalus ridibundus unplaced genomic scaffold, bChrRid1.1 SCAFFOLD_105, whole genome shotgun sequence, a single genomic window includes:
- the LOC134509537 gene encoding olfactory receptor 14A16-like, with product MSNGSSITHFLLLAFADTRELQLLHFCLFLGIYLAALLGNGLIITAVACDHRLHTPMYFFLLNLALLDLGAISTTLPKAMANSLWDTRAISYTGCVAQLFLFLTLMSAEFYLLTVMAYDRYVAICKPLRYGSLLGSRACVHMAAAAWGSGFLYAVLHTANTFSIPLCQGNGLDQFFCETPQILKLSCSQSDYLREAGLLVVSAFGFLGCFVFIAVSYVQIFRAVTRIPLQQGRQKAFSTCLPHLAVVSLFITTGVFSNLKPPSVSSSFLNLVLSFLYSVVPPAVNPLLYSM from the coding sequence atgtccaacggcagctccatcacccacttcctcctgctggcattcgcagacacgcgggagctgcagctcttgcacttctgcctcttcctgggcatctacctggctgccctcctgggcaatggcctcatcatcactgccgtagcctgtgaccaccgcctccacacccccatgtacttcttcctcctcaacctcgccctcctcgacctgggtgccatctccaccactctgcccaaggccatggccaactccctctgggacaccagggccatctcttacactggatgtgttgcacagctctttctgtttctcaccttgatgtcagcagagttttatcttctgacagtcatggcctatgaccgctacgttgccatctgcaaacccctgcgctatgggtccctcctgggcagcagagcttgtgtccacatggcagcagctgcctggggcagtggctttctctatgctgtgctgcacacagctaatacattttcaatacctctctgccaaggcaatggcctagaccagttcttctgtgaaactccccagatcctcaagctctcctgctcacaatcagactacctcagggaagctggccTTCTGGTGGTTAGTGCTTTTGGCTTtttgggatgttttgttttcattgcggtgtcctatgtgcagatcttcagggctgtgacGAGGATCCCCTTacagcagggaagacagaaagccttttccacctgcctccctcacctggccgtggtttCCCTCTTTATCACCACTGGGGTGTTTTCCAACCTGAAGCCGCCCTCCGTCTCCTCTTCATTCCTGAATCTAgtgctgtcatttctgtactcggtggtgcctccagcagtgaaccccctcctctacagcatg